The following DNA comes from Candidatus Woesearchaeota archaeon.
GCCAAGCTCGCCTGTTATATTGATCATATAAATTTTATTTGCATACTTTGTAAGCTGCAATGCTGCATCTAATGCAGAATTCCCTCCGCCAATAACTGCCACGTCTTTTCCGGAAAACAAAGGGGCATCGCATACTGCGCAATAAGTCACGCCTTTCCCCCTGAATTCCTTTTCACCAGGAACATTGAGCATCCTTGGCTTTTTGCCTGATGCTATAATGACTGTTTTTGCCTGATACTTTTTGCTGCTCTTTGCTTCAACTTCAAAAATGCTGTTTGGCTTTCTCAGCTCAACAATTTCATCAGTAATGATCTGCACATTATACTTTTTAACATGCTCTTCAAACTTTTGCGTAAGCTCTGCGCCAGTTATGAATTGGTAGCCAATGTAATTCTCAACATCAGATGACCATACTGCCTGGCCGCCAATGTCTTTTGAAATAATGAGAAAATCCAGCTTGTTTCGGGCTGCATAAACAGCAGCGCTCATTCCTGCTGGCCCAGCTCCGATTATGATAAGGTCATGTACCATGTTAAAAGAACAGAGGCTCGATAGTTTTTAAATATTGCGTTTATATCTGCATTCTAAAATGCACAAATAAAAAAAGAAATAAAAATCAATAGTAGCCTCCGCCTGTGCTTACTCCTGCAGATGTACTTGAGCCAGCAGATGAAGCAGAACTTCCGCTTGCACTGCTGCTTGATTTGGCTTGTTCGCTGACAAGGGCTCCGATCTTTATTTTTCCGCCTTCGATTGACAGCACCTCATTCAGCCCGATTTTCAATCCGACACCTACATTTCCGTCGATGTCCATTCCGACCTTAGTTTTTGTAATTGTTTTTCCTAACTTAATTTCCACTTTATTATCGGATTTTACTTCTACATCTGCTTTTTCCTTGGTTTCAAGCTCTACAACAGGGGCCAGGATATACTCGCCATTCCCGGTTAAATGAAGGGACTCGTCTGCCATGAAGTCAAATGTTGCTGTTGATGTTGAGCTTGCATCAATTACAAGATTTCCTAAAATCTTCAGTTCGCCTGACGGCAGCTTGGCTTCATGCTCTCCGGATGCATCCATAACAACAACTTTTGAAATATGCAGGCGGACTTGCTCATAAATTCCCGGCTTTAGGCTTATATCTGCCAAAAGCTCCTGGCTTCCTTCTGCTTTCAGCTTAAGAAGGTCATATGTCTTCTGCGCTGATAAAACAGTTGCCCATCCTTCTGCCGCGCTATGCACGCTTACCTCGTCAATAGTAATTTTTATGCTTGTAACTGCCTTCATGTCTGCAGCAGCATCTGTTATTGCAAAAACAGCTCTGCCTTCTTCAGTTTGCTTCGGCGGAATTACACCGGTTGCCGGCTCTTGCGGCAATTGCTGACAAGCAGCCAGAAATAAAACCATCACCGAAAGCAAACCTATTATTTCTTTGCCCATCTAAACCACCTTTTGTTTTATATTTATTTTCTCTTTATGACTGATTTCAGTTTTTTAACCATTCCCGGGTCTTTAAGCTCTTTTTCTGTATAGCCATGCACCGCCTTTCCATGCTCTGTTACTTTTGACATCAAAGCCCCCATGCTGCGCGCGGTTGCTGTATAGCTGCAGTCCATACCCAGATTACTGCACGATATTTCGTATGTCATTTTACTCACCTCCAAATTTATCTTTACAGGCGCCATTAAAATTAAGTTCCATGAAGCCTGTTCTTCAGCAAATCAAGCTCTATTTGCTCTACAATATTTGTTCTGTTGAACAAACTGTCAAGCTCGTGTTCTATTGCCTCAAAATCAAAACACCTTCCTTTTTGGCAAACAATCTCTCGGGTCATTTATCTCACCTCCCGTTTTAGAATTAACGATTCGTTTATTTTTCTGATTAAAGCATTAATATCTGCCTTGTTGGCTGCTGCAGCCTGCTCCAGAGTTTCCCATGTTGCGACATGGCAGCCAATGCACTGTATGCCGTAATCCAGCATTATTTCTATTGATTCGGGATATTTCTTTACAACATCCCCGATCAGCATTTCTTTTGTAACCGGATCTTTTGGCATTTTGTCTAGCACCTAACAAGGTTATATCTGGAAAATATATAAATCTAATTACTTTGAAATATAAGTAAATATCATTAAAATATTCTAAATAAAAGGAAAAGTTTATAAATATAGGCTTATTACTAATATATTATAAGAAAATGAAAAACAATAACCTGTTCATGAAATTGGAAGACTTCAAGAAAAAAACCCAGTTCAACGAGCAGCTGGGCCTTGATGACAGGGATAATACGATTCTGTCTTTAATCCAGAAAAATCCGGATGTATCGCAGGATGAGATTGCAAAAAAAATAAAGCTCTCCCAGCCTTCAATCGGGGCAAGAATAAAAAAACTCAGGCAAAAAGGGATCTTGCACAGCATAAGCGGAGTGAATTTCAGAATAGTTGACCTGAGCCTTGCAAAGGTGGATGTGAATGCGACTGACACAACAGCCATCATTAATGAATTCAAGGACTGCCCATTCTTCATTAATGCTCTAATCACTTCAGGAAGGCATAATCTCTGCCTTTTTTTCATGGCAACTGACCTCAAAAGGCTTGAGGGCATAGTCAATCATCATCTAAGGGGAAACCCGAAAGTGAAAGATATTGAGCTGAATATAGTGATATCAACTGCAAAAGATCTTGTCCTGCCGCTCAACATAGATTATGAGAACAAAGCGCAGATTGACTGCAACCAGGAATGCAGGAATTGCGTATAAAAAGAAAACATAATTGCCAATAGAAATATTTATTAACTAAATTACCGAAGGTTTCATTTATGGCATGGTACAGCTTCATTTTACCTGTTTTGAATGCAGCCTGGATCTTTTTGATCTGGATCTGGCAGTTCTTTCTGGTATGGATCGGCATATTTGGAGCATATTTCACAAACTTCAATCTTTTATGGATAGGCATTCCTGTATTTTTGAGCTGGTTTTTTGCTGAATTTTTCCAGGAGAAGAGAGGGACATCTTTGGGCAATGCGATTTCAAACGGAGTTATTCCATTATGGGTGGGGATAGACTGGGCAAGAACGCTTTTTTTAATGCTTGAAAAAAAAGAGATGGTTCTGGGCGTTTATTTTTTCCTTAAATTATTTTTGGCAGCCCTGATGTTTGCTTACGGCATCTGGATAATTATTGAAGGGCTGAAGGCTAAAAAGATGATACATTTCATAGGAAGAGTTCGTGTTGTAACTTATTTTGCGCTTGTTTTCACGCCGATATTTTATGACAAAGTAAAGCCGACATGGCAGGTTTTCATTTCAATAGCCTTGTTTTTCCCGCTCTTTTATTATTTGATTGAACTAATAGACAAGATAACCCCGAATCCCGAGTCAATTAAAGAAGAGGGGAATATGGAGAAAATGCCTTTTGAAGGCGAAGAAGAGCTGCCGCAGATGGGACGGGAAAATCCAAATATGAGACCTTTAATGCCCACAAACCCTT
Coding sequences within:
- a CDS encoding Lrp/AsnC family transcriptional regulator, with product MKNNNLFMKLEDFKKKTQFNEQLGLDDRDNTILSLIQKNPDVSQDEIAKKIKLSQPSIGARIKKLRQKGILHSISGVNFRIVDLSLAKVDVNATDTTAIINEFKDCPFFINALITSGRHNLCLFFMATDLKRLEGIVNHHLRGNPKVKDIELNIVISTAKDLVLPLNIDYENKAQIDCNQECRNCV
- a CDS encoding DUF4382 domain-containing protein yields the protein MGKEIIGLLSVMVLFLAACQQLPQEPATGVIPPKQTEEGRAVFAITDAAADMKAVTSIKITIDEVSVHSAAEGWATVLSAQKTYDLLKLKAEGSQELLADISLKPGIYEQVRLHISKVVVMDASGEHEAKLPSGELKILGNLVIDASSTSTATFDFMADESLHLTGNGEYILAPVVELETKEKADVEVKSDNKVEIKLGKTITKTKVGMDIDGNVGVGLKIGLNEVLSIEGGKIKIGALVSEQAKSSSSASGSSASSAGSSTSAGVSTGGGYY
- a CDS encoding FAD-dependent oxidoreductase, with the translated sequence MVHDLIIIGAGPAGMSAAVYAARNKLDFLIISKDIGGQAVWSSDVENYIGYQFITGAELTQKFEEHVKKYNVQIITDEIVELRKPNSIFEVEAKSSKKYQAKTVIIASGKKPRMLNVPGEKEFRGKGVTYCAVCDAPLFSGKDVAVIGGGNSALDAALQLTKYANKIYMINITGELGGEEVLRQKIEKNKKVAVLNNSKTVEIFGDKFVKGIKLEQDKMSEIFHQFKTGGRKPINFRLRKISEHAQEPPDAMNSNNIPPISDVVLDKIKIIAVQGVFIEIGLVPETDFANIAKKNEFGEIIIDQSAKTNIPGIFAAGDVTNTPEKQIVVAAGEGAKAALGAIRYLSSLK
- a CDS encoding DUF1858 domain-containing protein gives rise to the protein MPKDPVTKEMLIGDVVKKYPESIEIMLDYGIQCIGCHVATWETLEQAAAANKADINALIRKINESLILKREVR
- a CDS encoding DUF1059 domain-containing protein is translated as MTYEISCSNLGMDCSYTATARSMGALMSKVTEHGKAVHGYTEKELKDPGMVKKLKSVIKRK